One segment of Geminicoccaceae bacterium DNA contains the following:
- a CDS encoding helix-turn-helix domain-containing protein, producing MEPEAISVAEAARRAGLGRSTFYEAIARGDVPTIKLGKRRLVRLESLRAWLRELEQLQAVRPQVRS from the coding sequence ATGGAACCTGAAGCTATCTCTGTTGCGGAGGCCGCGCGACGAGCAGGCCTTGGTCGCTCGACCTTTTATGAGGCGATTGCCCGAGGTGACGTACCAACCATCAAGCTTGGCAAGCGCCGACTGGTACGGCTCGAAAGCCTGCGGGCCTGGCTACGAGAACTGGAGCAGCTTCAGGCCGTACGTCCGCAGGTGCGGTCATGA
- a CDS encoding addiction module antitoxin, with amino-acid sequence MSRTTTMTVRLSGTLSDFVAANVGENGAYENVSEYIRDLIRRDKERMEAQAFDRLKTELEHAFSAPDSSYEPLTAAEVIARNRS; translated from the coding sequence ATGTCCCGCACCACGACCATGACCGTACGCCTGAGCGGAACGCTCAGTGACTTTGTCGCTGCTAATGTGGGGGAGAATGGCGCTTATGAAAATGTCAGCGAGTATATTCGCGATCTGATCCGCCGCGACAAGGAGCGGATGGAGGCACAGGCATTCGACCGCCTGAAGACCGAATTGGAGCATGCCTTCTCCGCACCGGATTCGTCCTATGAGCCCCTCACCGCGGCTGAGGTGATCGCCCGCAACCGGTCCTGA
- the gspD gene encoding type II secretion system secretin GspD, translating into MRLPSLLRSLPTLAVLAAMLLLAACDQYAPRSSAVEEKIAGTSFEPPASRRVAQQQSTLPASDVPAGSARPQVFLNEGNLRAKENEEVERVADGVQINFDGAELREVVKVILGDILGVTYTLDPTLTGQVVLSSSGPLNDQQLLGVLETALQMHGAGLSRNPDGSYAVLLQDMARGLSEITPLGGSSPPHATPGTGVTIVPLRYIGAMAAAQFVQPLLTRPDQIRTDDNRNLLLFVGSSGERQAVLDTLSEIDVNWMAGRSVGIFPLKMASPEAVIPELEALVNPLSGNQTASETVRFMPMSRLNAVLVIASQPEQVVEVQRWVTRLDRGNVVGIQFFVYQLQHVPAAEVAEILNQTFSTYEPSAASSPSTATTIQPHVPELAGPIDATDAPGGDTAPAGVDVTAADDIAGDMSSGDTRAQIGPNLLQGVKIVANPLNNTLLIRATPQAYDMIEQTVRRLDQPPLQVLIEATIAEVTLNDRLRYGVQYYLNTGSVKAGFNTTTPTSSGVIDPNLLNPLAQLPGFNFVMTPGSSNVTIDALSRITDVKVLSSPSIVVQDNSEAVLNVGDEVPITTRSAVSVDDTNAPVVNNIEYRDTGVILEVKPRISSNDIVALEVAQEVSRVASETTSSDSLTPTISQRKITSRINVQSGQTVVLGGLIQDSESRSNNKVPLLGDIPAVGELFQSTDNQASRTELIVFITPQIIRNAEDAKNVSEELRARMRSMRPLPVDGADGMGRPLDADPQPLMQQPGPAVSVAPSSGYSAGDRGTGETVPQNGTVPVASDMPTPSVRPVTGHVFVPRSRPRG; encoded by the coding sequence ATGCGTCTTCCCAGTCTACTTCGCTCGTTGCCGACCTTGGCCGTTCTTGCGGCCATGCTCCTGCTGGCAGCCTGCGACCAGTATGCTCCGCGTTCTTCGGCCGTCGAGGAAAAGATCGCAGGCACATCGTTCGAGCCTCCCGCCAGCCGCAGGGTGGCGCAGCAGCAGTCGACCCTGCCTGCAAGCGACGTGCCCGCGGGAAGTGCCAGGCCTCAGGTGTTCCTGAACGAGGGAAATCTGCGTGCGAAGGAAAACGAGGAGGTCGAGCGCGTTGCTGATGGCGTTCAGATCAATTTCGATGGCGCCGAACTGCGCGAGGTGGTGAAGGTTATCCTTGGCGACATTCTGGGTGTCACCTACACGCTGGATCCGACCTTGACGGGCCAGGTCGTTCTTTCGTCCAGCGGACCGCTGAACGACCAGCAGTTGTTGGGGGTCCTGGAGACGGCCCTGCAGATGCATGGTGCAGGGTTGTCCCGCAATCCCGACGGCAGCTATGCCGTGCTGCTGCAGGACATGGCACGCGGTCTGTCCGAGATCACGCCGCTGGGAGGATCGTCGCCACCGCATGCCACTCCCGGCACCGGTGTCACCATCGTGCCACTGCGCTATATCGGTGCCATGGCTGCTGCCCAGTTCGTTCAGCCGTTGCTGACCCGTCCCGACCAGATACGCACCGACGACAATCGCAACCTGTTGCTGTTCGTCGGCAGCAGCGGAGAGCGACAGGCGGTACTCGATACCCTGTCGGAGATCGACGTGAACTGGATGGCCGGTCGTTCGGTCGGAATCTTCCCGTTGAAGATGGCCTCACCCGAGGCGGTGATCCCCGAGCTGGAAGCTTTGGTCAACCCGCTGAGTGGCAATCAGACCGCCAGCGAGACGGTCCGTTTCATGCCGATGTCGCGCCTGAATGCCGTACTCGTCATCGCCAGCCAGCCGGAGCAGGTCGTCGAAGTCCAGCGATGGGTGACGCGCCTGGACCGTGGCAATGTCGTCGGTATCCAGTTCTTCGTCTATCAGCTGCAGCACGTTCCGGCGGCTGAAGTCGCCGAGATTTTGAATCAGACGTTCAGCACCTATGAACCTTCGGCGGCAAGCTCACCGTCCACCGCCACGACCATTCAGCCGCATGTTCCGGAACTCGCGGGCCCGATCGACGCAACCGACGCTCCGGGAGGCGATACCGCACCCGCCGGGGTCGACGTCACGGCAGCCGATGACATTGCCGGCGACATGTCATCCGGTGACACCAGGGCGCAAATCGGCCCCAATCTGTTGCAGGGGGTGAAGATCGTTGCCAACCCGCTCAACAATACCCTTCTGATTCGCGCGACGCCGCAAGCCTACGACATGATAGAGCAGACAGTGCGCCGTCTCGACCAGCCGCCGTTGCAGGTCCTGATCGAGGCGACGATTGCCGAGGTGACGCTCAACGACCGGCTCCGCTACGGTGTGCAATACTACCTCAATACCGGCTCGGTGAAGGCCGGGTTCAACACGACCACGCCGACCAGCAGCGGTGTCATCGACCCGAACCTGCTCAATCCGCTCGCACAGCTTCCCGGTTTCAACTTCGTGATGACGCCGGGGTCGTCGAATGTCACCATTGATGCATTGTCGCGAATTACCGATGTTAAGGTCCTGAGTTCGCCCTCGATCGTGGTCCAGGACAACAGCGAAGCCGTGCTCAATGTCGGCGATGAGGTTCCGATCACCACGCGAAGTGCGGTCAGTGTCGACGATACCAACGCGCCCGTGGTCAATAACATCGAATATCGCGATACCGGCGTCATTCTCGAAGTGAAGCCGCGGATCAGTTCGAACGATATCGTGGCTCTCGAAGTGGCGCAGGAGGTCTCGCGCGTGGCCAGCGAGACGACCAGTTCGGACAGTCTCACGCCGACCATTTCCCAGCGCAAGATCACCAGCCGGATCAATGTCCAGTCCGGGCAGACTGTGGTGCTGGGCGGCCTCATCCAGGATTCGGAGAGTCGGTCGAACAACAAGGTACCCTTGCTCGGCGATATTCCCGCCGTGGGCGAACTCTTCCAATCGACCGATAATCAGGCGTCGCGAACCGAGCTCATTGTCTTCATCACACCGCAGATCATCCGCAATGCCGAGGATGCGAAGAATGTCAGCGAGGAACTGCGTGCGCGGATGCGCTCGATGCGTCCGCTGCCGGTGGAT
- a CDS encoding toprim domain-containing protein, producing MTIRTEVITGPLRTIRTACPACNKGPYDTALAITSKGCGGFVWFCHRCGMRGAARGDNKGGLTSYRQSKSHDPLSEPSRQKRRMDKIWRKSLPIGPKCIAARYLQARGCILPPDDSDLRWHPRLFHPSDWYGPALVGRVTHAVSGEPMTLHRTWLAPDGNGKAPVKPTRLMFKGLPKRQGVIRLWPEENVTEGLAIAEGIETALTVALGFVPVWACIDAGNLAVMPVLKGVESLTVAVDNDHAGHKAYDEVSNSWKAAGREIRRWISDRSGMDLNDHYGRGMSDEPQ from the coding sequence ATGACGATTCGCACTGAAGTGATCACCGGGCCGCTGCGGACCATCCGCACGGCCTGTCCTGCTTGCAACAAAGGACCTTACGACACGGCGCTGGCCATTACCTCGAAGGGATGCGGCGGCTTCGTCTGGTTTTGCCACCGTTGCGGCATGCGCGGCGCCGCGCGCGGCGACAACAAAGGGGGACTCACTTCTTACCGTCAGTCGAAGTCCCATGACCCTCTGAGCGAGCCATCACGACAAAAGCGAAGGATGGACAAGATATGGCGCAAAAGCCTGCCGATAGGGCCGAAATGCATCGCCGCTCGCTATCTGCAGGCAAGAGGATGCATTCTTCCTCCTGACGATTCGGATCTCCGCTGGCACCCTCGCCTGTTCCATCCTTCCGATTGGTACGGTCCCGCTCTCGTCGGGCGCGTTACGCATGCTGTGAGCGGCGAGCCAATGACGCTGCATCGCACTTGGCTCGCTCCTGACGGCAACGGCAAAGCACCAGTCAAACCGACACGGTTGATGTTCAAAGGACTGCCGAAACGTCAAGGCGTGATCCGCCTTTGGCCAGAAGAGAACGTGACCGAGGGGTTGGCAATCGCGGAAGGTATCGAAACGGCGCTCACGGTGGCCCTGGGTTTTGTTCCGGTCTGGGCCTGTATCGATGCCGGCAATCTGGCGGTGATGCCCGTTCTCAAGGGTGTAGAATCGCTCACAGTCGCTGTCGACAACGATCATGCCGGCCACAAGGCCTATGACGAGGTTTCGAACTCATGGAAGGCTGCCGGCCGCGAAATCCGTCGCTGGATTTCAGATCGATCCGGGATGGATCTCAACGATCACTATGGAAGGGGTATGTCTGATGAGCCCCAATGA
- a CDS encoding SulP family inorganic anion transporter, whose amino-acid sequence MSTRSRHDEPTFVELFTPKLVTVLREGYGPGALQADVMAGLTVAIVALPLSMAIAIASGASPAQGLYSAIIGGFIVSLLGGSRFQIGGPAGAFIVLVSATVQNHGMDGLLLATFLSGIILTIGGYLRLGSYIKLIPYPVTVGFTAGIAVIIFTSQVKEIFGLTLSGHEPGNILEKLPVLFAARDTMQPAAMMLALAAILIIVGLKRYRPGWPGMLMAVMVTALATALLNLPVTTIGSAFGGIPSGLPTPTLPDLRVEKIIEVLPSAISFALLGSIESLLSAVVADGMSGRRHRSNCELVAQGFANMAASLFTGICVTGTIARTATNVRAGARGPISGMLHSLFLLAFMIVAAPLARFIPLAALAGVLAVVSWNMVEKHAFALLLKASRGDAAVLLSTFLLTVFRDLTEAIIVGFALGSLLFINRMSKAAAVQTDHGFIAADRADNSNGGRVPYDEGVASDPDIVIFRISGVFFFGATGAIGTVLDRIPDSHKALIVDLAAVPFLDSSAANTIEGLALKARAHGKVVYLTGGSADILAYLKRHHITEPLVRFADTIDTARQLVHADLTQSGHD is encoded by the coding sequence TTGAGCACTCGAAGCCGTCACGATGAGCCGACTTTCGTCGAGCTCTTTACACCAAAACTGGTAACCGTGCTGCGCGAGGGCTATGGCCCGGGCGCTCTTCAAGCCGATGTCATGGCCGGCCTCACGGTGGCGATCGTCGCCCTCCCGTTGTCGATGGCCATTGCAATCGCCAGCGGCGCAAGCCCTGCCCAGGGGCTCTATTCGGCAATCATCGGCGGGTTCATCGTCTCGCTTCTCGGTGGCAGCCGTTTCCAGATCGGGGGGCCAGCCGGAGCTTTCATCGTGCTGGTCTCGGCCACGGTACAAAACCATGGCATGGATGGCCTTCTGCTGGCGACATTCCTTAGTGGCATCATCCTGACGATCGGCGGCTATCTCCGGCTCGGGTCCTATATCAAGCTCATTCCCTACCCGGTCACCGTCGGCTTCACCGCCGGTATTGCCGTCATCATCTTCACAAGTCAGGTCAAGGAGATCTTCGGTCTGACACTGAGCGGACATGAACCGGGGAACATCCTTGAGAAGTTACCCGTCCTGTTCGCCGCGCGCGATACGATGCAACCGGCCGCGATGATGCTGGCGCTGGCGGCCATTCTCATCATCGTCGGTCTCAAACGTTACCGCCCTGGCTGGCCCGGCATGCTGATGGCAGTCATGGTCACGGCCCTGGCGACAGCCTTGCTGAACCTTCCCGTCACCACCATCGGATCCGCCTTCGGCGGCATTCCCTCAGGTCTGCCCACCCCTACCCTCCCCGATCTGCGCGTCGAGAAGATCATCGAGGTCCTGCCCAGTGCGATATCCTTCGCCCTTCTCGGCTCGATCGAATCGCTGCTGTCGGCCGTTGTGGCCGATGGCATGAGCGGACGGCGACACCGCTCGAACTGCGAACTCGTGGCTCAGGGTTTCGCCAACATGGCAGCCAGCCTGTTTACCGGTATCTGCGTGACGGGAACCATCGCGCGTACCGCCACCAATGTCCGGGCGGGCGCACGCGGTCCGATATCCGGCATGCTGCATTCCCTGTTCCTGCTGGCATTCATGATCGTTGCCGCCCCGCTTGCGCGATTCATTCCACTGGCCGCTCTGGCGGGCGTGCTTGCGGTGGTCTCGTGGAACATGGTCGAAAAGCACGCGTTCGCGCTGTTGCTCAAGGCATCGCGCGGTGACGCTGCCGTGTTGCTCTCGACCTTCCTTCTTACCGTCTTTCGCGACCTCACCGAAGCGATCATTGTCGGCTTTGCGCTGGGATCGTTGCTCTTCATCAACCGGATGTCGAAGGCAGCCGCCGTCCAGACCGACCATGGTTTCATCGCCGCAGATCGGGCAGACAACAGCAATGGGGGACGAGTACCCTATGATGAAGGTGTAGCAAGCGACCCGGATATCGTCATATTCCGCATATCGGGAGTTTTCTTCTTTGGTGCTACCGGTGCCATCGGTACCGTGCTGGACCGCATTCCCGACAGTCACAAGGCGCTGATCGTCGATCTCGCGGCCGTTCCATTTCTCGATTCATCCGCTGCCAACACGATCGAGGGGCTGGCGCTCAAGGCCCGTGCTCACGGCAAGGTGGTCTACCTCACAGGCGGATCAGCAGACATTCTCGCCTATCTGAAACGCCACCATATCACAGAACCGCTGGTCCGCTTCGCCGATACCATCGACACGGCCAGACAACTGGTCCATGCAGATCTTACACAATCCGGGCATGACTGA
- a CDS encoding type II toxin-antitoxin system RelE/ParE family toxin — protein sequence MANIRIQQAASFRLDEIYRYTRGRWGPAQADRYITGLFAAFDNIESRGVTSRPIPAEFGVNGYFFRYEKHFVYWRWLANGDIGIVTILHERMHQIPRFREDFGLE from the coding sequence ATGGCCAACATTCGCATTCAGCAGGCGGCATCGTTCCGCCTCGACGAAATCTACCGCTACACCCGGGGTCGATGGGGACCAGCTCAGGCCGACCGATATATCACCGGGTTGTTCGCAGCTTTTGACAATATCGAGTCCCGCGGTGTCACCTCCAGACCTATTCCGGCCGAATTCGGTGTCAACGGCTATTTCTTTCGCTACGAGAAGCACTTCGTCTACTGGCGATGGCTTGCAAACGGAGATATCGGCATCGTCACGATTCTCCACGAACGCATGCACCAGATCCCCCGCTTCCGCGAGGATTTCGGGCTGGAGTGA
- a CDS encoding DUF3987 domain-containing protein, whose protein sequence is MSPNDIIRADADRLPVDRINLLVGEGIREAPACSWPEPDMTVLSANLESAPEFPVHVFGRFWSQFLIDSAICSGAAVEFVAMPLLALAGSLLANARRVQVWDGWVEAPIIWTALVGLPSTNKSPAIDRVLDIAMQLEQSLNIDYEDRRRRYATERQAAEIARAVWEKAVTTAVEQGRESPLLPSEAIIPTPPARHRIRLIDCTIEKAARLAASNGWALLQCRDELAGWLGNMNRYSGHGGDRAFWLEAHRGRSFVVDRMRDDEPVIVPSLGISVVGGIQPERLSELLLATSDDGLASRFLYVWPERIDPIRPDRSPDAELAIRAMEKLVMLPVGSKDDIARHKILHLSPPAVDAVVRWRQHWSDMEGRTSGLMVSWLGKQAGNLLRVAIILAFLRWVGDEWNTPEPAEIGKSIVEDAAALIESSLLPMAKRTFGEASLPEQEKDACYLARWICSHAGTIEIINLRTLRRKRVLMTKEARRYDAAATELVEAGWLRTMPTASGGRPRKEFEVNPGIIAQLRVSGRAESE, encoded by the coding sequence ATGAGCCCCAATGACATCATCCGTGCCGACGCTGACCGACTTCCTGTCGACCGGATAAATCTATTGGTTGGTGAGGGAATCCGCGAAGCCCCAGCTTGTTCCTGGCCAGAACCGGATATGACAGTACTGTCGGCGAACCTTGAGTCTGCTCCCGAGTTCCCGGTTCATGTCTTCGGTCGTTTCTGGTCGCAATTTCTTATCGATTCCGCGATCTGCTCCGGTGCGGCGGTAGAATTCGTCGCCATGCCATTGCTCGCTCTCGCGGGATCGCTCCTTGCAAATGCCCGGCGGGTTCAGGTCTGGGACGGCTGGGTAGAGGCTCCGATCATATGGACAGCGTTGGTTGGCTTGCCTTCGACCAACAAAAGTCCTGCCATCGACCGTGTACTGGACATAGCGATGCAACTGGAGCAGTCGCTCAACATCGACTACGAGGATCGTCGGCGGAGATACGCAACCGAGCGACAGGCGGCTGAAATTGCCCGTGCAGTATGGGAAAAGGCGGTTACAACCGCCGTCGAACAGGGAAGAGAATCTCCACTGCTACCTTCGGAGGCCATCATTCCCACCCCACCTGCACGCCATCGCATCCGCCTGATTGATTGTACAATCGAGAAGGCTGCACGGCTGGCCGCAAGCAACGGATGGGCTCTACTGCAATGTCGTGATGAGCTTGCCGGCTGGTTGGGTAACATGAACCGCTATAGTGGTCACGGAGGGGATCGTGCGTTCTGGCTTGAGGCGCATCGCGGTCGATCCTTTGTGGTCGATCGCATGCGCGACGACGAGCCGGTGATCGTACCATCCCTTGGCATCAGCGTCGTGGGCGGAATCCAGCCCGAGCGACTTTCTGAGTTGCTGCTTGCCACCAGCGATGACGGGCTTGCTTCGCGATTCCTCTATGTCTGGCCCGAGCGGATCGATCCTATCCGGCCGGACCGATCACCGGACGCTGAACTCGCCATAAGAGCAATGGAAAAACTCGTGATGTTACCTGTGGGAAGCAAGGACGACATTGCTCGACACAAAATCCTTCATCTTTCGCCACCAGCGGTTGATGCGGTCGTCCGCTGGCGTCAACATTGGTCTGACATGGAAGGACGGACAAGTGGCCTGATGGTTTCCTGGCTTGGAAAGCAGGCCGGAAACTTGCTTCGTGTCGCGATCATTCTCGCATTTCTTCGCTGGGTCGGCGACGAATGGAATACACCAGAGCCGGCAGAGATCGGGAAATCAATCGTCGAGGACGCTGCCGCGCTGATTGAATCCTCACTGCTTCCCATGGCAAAGCGAACGTTCGGAGAGGCCTCGCTTCCCGAACAGGAAAAGGACGCGTGCTACCTGGCACGTTGGATTTGCTCTCACGCCGGGACAATCGAGATCATCAATCTGCGCACGCTCAGAAGGAAACGCGTACTGATGACCAAAGAAGCGCGGCGCTACGACGCTGCTGCAACCGAGCTCGTCGAGGCAGGCTGGCTGCGCACAATGCCGACCGCAAGCGGCGGTCGGCCGCGGAAGGAGTTCGAGGTCAATCCAGGGATCATTGCGCAACTGCGCGTTTCCGGTCGCGCCGAATCCGAATAA